A single region of the Streptomyces virginiae genome encodes:
- a CDS encoding M20/M25/M40 family metallo-hydrolase — MSESSTGRTVSGEDEVVDLCRDLIRIDTSNYGDHSGPGERKAAEWVAEKLAEVGLEPQIFESHKGRASTVARIEGEDPSRPALLIHGHTDVVPANAADWTYDPFAGEIADGCVWGRGAVDMKDMDAMTLAVVRDRMRSGRKPPRDIVLAFLADEEAGGIYGARHLVDKHPGLFEGVTEAIGEVGGFSFTVNENLRLYLVETAQKGMHWMRLTVEGTAGHGSMTNSDNAITELCEAVGRLGRHQWPVRVTKTVRSFLDELSDALGTPLDPDNMDATLAKLGGIAKMVGATLRNSAAPTMLGAGYKVNVIPGQATAHVDGRFLPGYEDEFFADLDRILGPRVKREDVHGDKALETDFDGRLVDAMQGALKAEDPIARAVPYMLSGGTDAKSFDDLGIRCFGFAPLQLPPELDFAGMFHGVDERVPVDGLKFGVRVLDRFIDNA; from the coding sequence GTGAGCGAGTCGAGCACGGGCAGGACCGTCTCCGGCGAGGACGAGGTGGTCGACCTCTGCCGGGACCTCATCCGGATCGACACCAGCAACTACGGGGACCACTCGGGCCCCGGGGAGCGCAAGGCGGCGGAATGGGTCGCCGAGAAGCTCGCCGAGGTCGGGCTGGAGCCGCAGATCTTCGAATCGCACAAGGGGCGCGCCTCGACCGTGGCGCGGATCGAGGGGGAGGATCCCTCGCGGCCGGCGCTGCTGATCCACGGGCACACCGACGTGGTTCCGGCCAACGCCGCCGACTGGACGTACGACCCCTTCGCGGGCGAGATCGCCGACGGCTGCGTGTGGGGCCGCGGCGCCGTCGACATGAAGGACATGGACGCGATGACGCTGGCCGTCGTACGCGACCGGATGCGCAGCGGACGCAAGCCCCCGCGGGACATCGTGCTGGCCTTCCTCGCCGACGAGGAGGCCGGTGGCATCTACGGCGCCCGGCATCTAGTGGACAAGCACCCGGGCCTGTTCGAGGGCGTCACCGAGGCGATCGGCGAGGTCGGCGGGTTCTCCTTCACGGTGAACGAGAACCTGCGGCTCTACCTCGTGGAGACCGCCCAGAAGGGCATGCACTGGATGCGGCTCACGGTGGAGGGCACCGCGGGCCACGGCTCCATGACCAACAGCGACAACGCCATCACGGAACTCTGCGAGGCCGTCGGCAGACTCGGCCGCCACCAGTGGCCGGTCCGCGTCACCAAGACGGTACGCAGCTTCCTGGACGAGCTCTCCGACGCGCTCGGGACCCCCTTGGACCCGGACAACATGGACGCGACGCTCGCCAAGCTCGGCGGCATCGCCAAGATGGTCGGCGCGACGCTGCGCAACTCGGCGGCCCCGACGATGCTCGGCGCCGGCTACAAGGTCAACGTCATCCCAGGCCAGGCGACGGCCCACGTCGACGGCCGTTTCCTGCCCGGTTACGAGGACGAGTTCTTCGCCGACCTGGACCGGATCCTCGGCCCGCGCGTGAAGCGGGAGGACGTGCACGGCGACAAGGCGCTGGAGACGGACTTCGACGGCCGGCTGGTGGACGCCATGCAGGGCGCCCTGAAGGCCGAGGACCCGATCGCGCGGGCCGTCCCGTACATGCTCTCGGGCGGTACGGACGCCAAGTCCTTCGACGACCTCGGCATCCGCTGCTTCGGCTTCGCGCCGCTGCAGCTGCCGCCGGAGCTGGACTTCGCCGGGATGTTCCACGGTGTGGACGAGCGGGTGCCGGTCGACGGGCTGAAGTTCGGCGTGCGGGTGCTCGACCGATTCATCGACAACGCCTGA
- the chpH gene encoding chaplin ChpH: MIKKVVAAAAATGGLVLAGAGLAHADAGAQGAAIGSPGVLSGNVLQVPVHVPVNVCGNTVSVIGLLNPAFGNTCVNA, encoded by the coding sequence ATGATCAAGAAGGTTGTCGCCGCTGCGGCTGCTACCGGTGGCCTGGTTCTCGCGGGTGCGGGTCTGGCCCACGCCGATGCGGGTGCGCAGGGTGCGGCCATCGGTTCGCCCGGTGTCCTGTCCGGCAACGTGCTGCAGGTTCCCGTTCACGTCCCCGTGAACGTCTGCGGTAACACGGTCTCCGTCATCGGCCTGCTGAACCCGGCCTTCGGCAACACCTGCGTCAACGCCTGA
- a CDS encoding chaplin translates to MRRPAQVTRKTLITMAAAGGVLAMGGGYAHADSGASGHATNSPGLLSGNNLQVPVDAPVNACGNTITVVGALNPAFGNSCANGSGHAKPKPPKPPKPELPGDDEPCDDHPGNPGGPGNPGGPGNPGGPGNPGGPGNPGGPGNPGGPGNPGGPGNPGGPGNPGGPGTPGNPGGPGTPGNPGGPGTPGNPGGPGTPGNPGTPTNPGGGPGTPVTHPGPGTGHTPGQAGGLAATGSGDVLTAGLPLAGGLLLAGTVLYRRARNAA, encoded by the coding sequence ATGCGACGACCGGCACAGGTCACCAGGAAGACCCTGATCACCATGGCGGCCGCGGGGGGTGTCCTCGCGATGGGCGGGGGTTACGCACACGCGGACTCCGGGGCCTCGGGGCACGCCACGAACTCACCGGGCCTGCTGTCCGGGAACAACCTGCAGGTGCCCGTGGACGCACCGGTGAACGCCTGCGGGAACACGATCACCGTGGTGGGAGCCCTCAACCCGGCCTTCGGCAACAGCTGCGCGAACGGCTCGGGCCACGCCAAGCCCAAGCCGCCGAAGCCCCCGAAGCCGGAGCTCCCGGGCGACGACGAACCGTGCGACGACCACCCGGGCAACCCGGGCGGGCCGGGTAACCCTGGTGGTCCCGGTAACCCCGGTGGTCCCGGTAACCCCGGTGGTCCCGGTAACCCCGGTGGTCCGGGCAACCCGGGCGGTCCCGGTAACCCGGGCGGGCCGGGTAACCCCGGTGGTCCCGGTAACCCGGGCGGACCGGGCACTCCGGGCAACCCCGGCGGTCCGGGCACCCCCGGTAACCCCGGCGGTCCGGGCACCCCGGGCAACCCCGGTGGTCCCGGTACGCCCGGCAACCCGGGCACGCCGACCAACCCCGGCGGCGGTCCCGGCACCCCGGTCACGCACCCCGGTCCGGGGACCGGGCACACCCCGGGTCAGGCCGGCGGTCTCGCCGCCACCGGGTCCGGCGACGTCCTCACCGCCGGGCTGCCGCTCGCGGGCGGCCTGCTGCTCGCCGGCACCGTGCTCTACCGGCGGGCCCGCAACGCCGCCTGA
- a CDS encoding LamG-like jellyroll fold domain-containing protein, whose product MATTLGLAMLMSVASVYTPVAAVADALPVNEGEKALKAAAASGKPVEVLGERTESTTTYANPDGKSFRLDTSAVPVRVKAKDGAGWVAPDAMLQVRPDGTVGPKAALASVGFSGGGDSSLVTIEHGGRTMSLGWQGGKLPKPVLDGDSAVYQEVLPGVDLRMTATLKGFREVLVVKTPEAATNPKLQRVEFDLEAKDVRLNSTKDGGLSATDANGKPVFKAPPALMWDSKGVATSPAMSPKAKMAAVKSEGGALPKAPLGTEPGSRPADGPALGSGAANMPVEVDADSLAVVPDSSLLKQKDPAAFPLYIDPSVALDDGTEHTALRNDGVSFWNWDNGSDGQGKGMGKCGSWNGYYCGPGYVQRLYFEFSPNKLVGKEVLNARFRVTEPWAFQCDLRNVWLVRMDGEISPSTTWGNKPNYADLMGDRWLSAGRGSACDPNSPAAPVEFSDNLPEEPDENLTPTVRDFANGRYNRLNLELRAEDESDTAAWKRFRNDAVLSVDYIGKPNMPIYVGLVTGAGEICSNDPAKPSIVSDPTPAMTAITETVWGGESGAQLRILMQTEKKETNGTWTPVKATAADTDYISRPSSGFVGDNVKVTSDPPATLTDGAQYRFRTWTRSYADGNERTSAPSADCYFKVDSSAPKAPTVTFGAPYSQCTSTACTAAGKPGQAGRFTFAPAAGDTATAFQYKLSTDTTWTEIAGSNPTVSITPPLSGTTKLSVKAKDAVGRWGATKIVDFVVKEGPDPIGHWTFDEASGQAIDTSTTDPALRNNMYLAAGAQRPATGRRGWVQTPTPHEDRALQLTNGQYANSDKPVFDTRSSFTVAGWVRLDRTDGTFSLLAQSGKNFSGVAITAAAGQPWSMQMATDDTAGGTGAISRLTGPNPAQAGVWTHVAATYSESTDLAKLYVNGRLQGQMTVTNPIASTGVMAIGAAKQSAAWTEQLPGRIDEVTVWQDEKSAVEVNQDSSLFDPATGKSAVDLAGVWDLTTAGPAFADKSGNGRALTATTGTPVTGGALVLNGSTQAATVAGPVVDDTGSFTVTAEAKLDNTALLAKPNGYKAQVIGQRTATGSSWSLWFEKTGIRQEPDEQDPTKMLDFVEGSWHFGRLTADGTGTSVAGDSPAALNAGVQVTGVHNAQDGTITLYVGAARQAQPKAYTAGVGSGELAVGKGFTNSAWGNFLPGQIRDMRLWSGAMKDAQQVTDTVFGSGS is encoded by the coding sequence GTGGCGACCACGCTCGGCCTGGCCATGCTGATGAGTGTCGCTTCGGTGTACACGCCGGTAGCCGCCGTTGCAGATGCGCTGCCGGTCAACGAGGGCGAAAAGGCGCTCAAAGCGGCAGCCGCATCGGGCAAGCCCGTCGAGGTGCTCGGCGAACGGACCGAGTCCACGACGACGTACGCGAATCCGGACGGCAAGTCCTTCCGCCTGGACACCTCGGCCGTGCCGGTCCGGGTCAAGGCGAAGGACGGCGCCGGCTGGGTCGCTCCCGACGCCATGCTGCAGGTCCGCCCGGACGGCACCGTGGGCCCGAAGGCCGCCCTGGCCTCGGTCGGGTTCTCGGGCGGCGGCGATTCGAGTCTGGTCACCATCGAGCACGGCGGACGGACGATGTCCCTGGGCTGGCAGGGGGGCAAGCTGCCCAAGCCCGTGCTCGACGGTGACAGCGCCGTGTACCAGGAGGTGCTGCCCGGGGTCGACCTGCGGATGACTGCGACCTTGAAGGGGTTCCGCGAGGTCCTCGTGGTCAAGACGCCGGAGGCGGCGACGAACCCGAAGCTCCAGCGTGTCGAGTTCGACCTCGAGGCGAAGGACGTTCGCCTCAACTCCACCAAGGACGGCGGGCTGTCCGCCACGGACGCCAACGGCAAGCCGGTGTTCAAGGCGCCCCCGGCCCTGATGTGGGACTCGAAGGGCGTGGCCACCTCGCCGGCCATGTCTCCGAAGGCGAAGATGGCCGCGGTCAAGAGCGAGGGCGGCGCACTACCCAAGGCGCCTCTCGGCACGGAGCCCGGCAGCCGTCCCGCCGACGGTCCGGCCCTCGGCTCCGGGGCCGCGAACATGCCCGTCGAGGTCGATGCCGACTCGCTGGCCGTCGTACCGGACTCCTCGCTGCTGAAGCAGAAGGACCCCGCGGCCTTCCCCCTGTACATCGACCCCTCCGTCGCCCTCGACGACGGCACCGAGCACACCGCGCTCCGCAACGACGGCGTCTCCTTCTGGAACTGGGACAACGGCAGCGACGGCCAAGGCAAAGGCATGGGCAAGTGCGGCTCCTGGAACGGCTACTACTGCGGCCCGGGCTACGTACAGCGCCTCTACTTCGAGTTCTCGCCGAACAAGCTCGTCGGCAAGGAAGTCCTGAACGCCCGCTTCCGCGTCACCGAGCCGTGGGCCTTCCAATGCGACCTGCGCAATGTCTGGCTGGTCCGCATGGACGGGGAGATCTCCCCCTCGACGACCTGGGGCAACAAGCCCAACTACGCCGACCTCATGGGCGACCGCTGGCTGTCCGCCGGCCGCGGCTCCGCATGCGATCCCAACTCGCCCGCCGCACCCGTCGAATTCTCGGACAACCTTCCTGAGGAGCCGGACGAGAACCTCACCCCCACCGTCCGCGACTTCGCCAACGGCCGCTACAACCGTCTGAACCTGGAGCTGAGGGCCGAGGACGAGTCGGACACCGCCGCGTGGAAGCGCTTCCGCAACGACGCGGTCCTGTCCGTCGACTACATCGGCAAGCCCAACATGCCCATCTACGTCGGCCTGGTCACGGGCGCGGGGGAGATCTGCTCGAACGACCCGGCCAAGCCGTCGATCGTCTCCGACCCGACGCCGGCCATGACCGCGATCACCGAGACCGTGTGGGGCGGCGAGTCCGGCGCCCAGCTGCGGATCCTCATGCAGACCGAGAAGAAGGAGACCAACGGCACCTGGACCCCGGTCAAGGCCACGGCGGCCGACACCGACTACATCAGTCGGCCGTCCTCGGGATTCGTGGGGGACAACGTCAAGGTCACCAGTGACCCGCCCGCCACGCTGACGGACGGCGCCCAGTACCGCTTCCGGACCTGGACCCGGTCGTACGCGGACGGCAACGAACGAACCAGCGCTCCCAGCGCGGACTGCTACTTCAAGGTCGACTCCAGTGCCCCCAAGGCCCCGACGGTCACCTTCGGAGCTCCGTACAGCCAGTGCACCAGCACCGCGTGCACGGCGGCCGGCAAGCCCGGCCAGGCGGGTCGGTTCACCTTCGCTCCGGCCGCCGGCGACACAGCCACGGCCTTCCAGTACAAGCTGTCCACGGACACCACATGGACCGAGATCGCCGGCTCGAACCCGACCGTCTCGATCACTCCGCCGCTGTCGGGGACGACGAAGCTGAGCGTGAAGGCCAAGGACGCCGTGGGCCGCTGGGGCGCGACGAAGATCGTCGACTTCGTGGTCAAGGAGGGCCCCGACCCGATCGGCCACTGGACCTTCGACGAGGCCTCCGGCCAGGCCATCGACACGTCGACCACCGACCCGGCGCTCAGGAACAACATGTACCTCGCCGCCGGAGCCCAGCGCCCCGCAACCGGCCGACGGGGCTGGGTGCAGACGCCCACCCCGCACGAGGACCGCGCGCTCCAGCTCACGAACGGCCAGTACGCGAACAGCGACAAGCCGGTGTTCGACACCCGTAGCTCCTTCACCGTGGCCGGCTGGGTCCGCCTGGATCGCACGGACGGCACCTTCTCCCTGCTGGCCCAGAGCGGCAAGAACTTCAGCGGTGTCGCCATCACCGCCGCCGCCGGCCAGCCGTGGTCGATGCAGATGGCCACGGACGACACGGCAGGCGGTACCGGCGCGATCAGCCGGCTCACCGGTCCGAACCCGGCGCAGGCCGGGGTGTGGACCCACGTCGCCGCCACGTACAGCGAGTCCACCGACCTCGCGAAGCTGTACGTCAACGGGCGGCTCCAGGGCCAGATGACCGTCACCAACCCCATCGCCTCCACCGGAGTCATGGCAATCGGTGCCGCCAAGCAGTCCGCCGCCTGGACGGAACAGCTCCCGGGCCGGATCGACGAGGTCACGGTCTGGCAGGACGAGAAGAGCGCCGTCGAGGTCAATCAGGACTCCTCGCTCTTCGACCCGGCGACCGGCAAGTCCGCCGTCGACCTGGCCGGAGTCTGGGACCTCACCACGGCCGGCCCAGCCTTCGCCGACAAGTCCGGCAACGGCCGCGCCCTGACCGCGACCACCGGTACGCCCGTCACGGGTGGCGCCCTCGTCCTGAACGGCTCCACCCAGGCGGCCACCGTCGCGGGTCCGGTCGTCGACGACACGGGTTCGTTCACGGTGACGGCCGAGGCGAAGCTCGACAACACCGCCCTCCTCGCCAAACCGAACGGCTACAAGGCCCAGGTCATCGGCCAGCGCACGGCCACCGGTTCCTCCTGGAGCCTGTGGTTCGAGAAGACCGGCATCCGCCAGGAGCCGGACGAGCAGGACCCGACCAAGATGCTCGACTTCGTCGAGGGCAGTTGGCACTTCGGCCGCCTGACGGCCGACGGCACCGGGACCTCGGTGGCCGGCGACAGCCCGGCCGCGCTCAACGCGGGCGTCCAGGTGACCGGTGTCCACAACGCTCAGGACGGCACCATCACCCTCTACGTGGGCGCGGCCCGCCAGGCCCAGCCCAAGGCCTACACGGCCGGCGTCGGCAGCGGCGAGCTCGCCGTGGGCAAGGGCTTCACCAACAGCGCCTGGGGCAACTTCCTGCCCGGCCAGATCAGGGACATGCGCCTGTGGTCCGGCGCGATGAAGGACGCCCAGCAGGTCACGGACACCGTCTTCGGCTCCGGTAGCTGA
- a CDS encoding LuxR C-terminal-related transcriptional regulator, translated as MLERPDHGVAALVADTGLDEQATRSALDELARLALLKPSGQTGAGLRPVSPEIGLATLLASAEAEIAERQAQVESARAEIAAIAAAHLGTRLSDSATRLEGLDAIRTRLEQLQRTTHFECLSLNPGGAHRPDARSAATPLNEEALRRGVVIRAVCRDSFRNDPDTLAYARWLTEHGGQMRTVPTVPIQMIIIDRRVSIIPVDPENPRAGALEILSPGIVTALRALFEQCWSAGTPFGAPPRPDSNGCTPTERALLALAAAGDTDEAAARTLSVSPRTVSRMMSNLMERLEAVSRFQAGVNATRRGWL; from the coding sequence ATGCTCGAGCGACCTGACCACGGGGTGGCCGCCCTCGTCGCGGACACCGGACTGGACGAGCAGGCGACACGGAGCGCCCTCGACGAACTCGCCCGCCTCGCCCTGCTCAAACCGTCGGGCCAGACCGGGGCCGGCCTCCGCCCGGTCAGCCCCGAAATCGGACTCGCCACGCTGCTGGCCTCCGCCGAGGCGGAGATCGCTGAACGCCAGGCCCAGGTGGAAAGCGCCCGGGCGGAGATAGCGGCCATCGCCGCCGCCCACCTCGGCACGAGACTGTCCGACAGCGCCACCCGGCTCGAAGGCCTCGACGCGATCCGCACAAGACTGGAACAACTCCAGCGGACCACCCACTTCGAATGCCTGTCGCTGAACCCCGGCGGCGCCCACCGCCCGGACGCCCGCAGCGCCGCCACTCCGCTCAACGAAGAGGCCCTGCGCCGCGGAGTCGTCATCCGAGCCGTGTGCCGCGACAGCTTCCGCAATGACCCCGACACCCTCGCGTACGCCCGATGGCTGACGGAGCACGGTGGTCAGATGCGCACCGTACCCACCGTGCCCATACAAATGATCATCATTGACCGCCGTGTCTCCATCATTCCCGTCGATCCCGAGAACCCCCGCGCGGGCGCACTCGAAATCCTCAGCCCGGGCATCGTCACCGCCCTCCGTGCGCTGTTCGAGCAGTGCTGGTCCGCAGGTACACCCTTCGGGGCGCCTCCTCGCCCCGACTCCAACGGCTGCACCCCCACGGAACGAGCGCTCCTGGCCCTCGCCGCCGCGGGCGACACGGATGAAGCCGCGGCCCGCACGCTCTCCGTCTCCCCCCGCACCGTCAGCCGCATGATGTCCAACCTGATGGAGAGACTCGAGGCGGTCAGCAGATTCCAGGCAGGGGTGAACGCCACGAGGCGCGGATGGCTGTAG